The following coding sequences lie in one Arachis hypogaea cultivar Tifrunner chromosome 4, arahy.Tifrunner.gnm2.J5K5, whole genome shotgun sequence genomic window:
- the LOC112797001 gene encoding DNA-repair protein XRCC1, with protein MSNNKRSCGNSKGSKRNLPSWMSSTEENENEEENREKKPSLDAEGEKSREKAGKSSFNKLLEGVVFVLSGFVNPERGTLRSHAIEMGAEYQPDWNSECTLLVCAFPNTPKFRQVEADGGTIVSKDWIVECYSQRKLIEIDSYLMHAGKPWRKGNKSHEDSEDKRPSASKRYPDHERELPSKPTASIKSKGKEIAAAGKCFVPSEVKKWAIDDLKKTVQWLESQEEKPDPTEITKIAAEGILTCLKDVISALEEKQDIQKGTEDWKFLPRVVEELAMFDAQGKDMASMSKEEILKQALECKRIYEVELNCVGHDLRKTENINKEHSSKTRRTNGKSPGANEYDSDETIEMTEQEIDLAYKTLSSKIH; from the exons ATGTCCAATAACAAGAGAAGTTGCGGTAATAGCAAAGGTTCGAAGCGGAACCTGCCATCTTGGATGAGTTCAACGGAGGAGAACGAGAACGAGGAAGAAAATCGAGAAAAGAAACCATCTTTGGATGCTGAAGGCGAGAAATCACGTGAAAAAGCTGGAAAGTCCTCCTTCAACAAGCTTCTG GAAGGGGTGGTGTTTGTGCTTTCAGGGTTTGTGAATCCGGAGAGAGGAACGTTGAGGTCACATGCGATTGAAATGGGGGCAGAATACCAACCTGATTGGAACTCTGAATGCACACTCTTGGTTTGTGCATTCCCAAATACGCCTAAGTTTCGCCAAGTCGAAGCTGATGGTGGAACCATTGTGTCAAAG GATTGGATAGTAGAATGTTACAGCCAGAGGAAGTTGATTGAAATTGACAGTTACCTTATGCATGCTGGGAAACCATGGCGTAAAGGAAATAAATCACATGAAGACAGCGAAG ATAAGAGGCCATCAGCGTCCAAAAGATATCCTGATCATGAAAGAGAATTGCCTTCAAAGCCAACCGCCTCCATAAAATCAAAG GGAAAAGAGATTGCTGCTGCTGGAAAATGCTTTGTTCCTTCGGAAGTGAAGAAGTGGgccattgatgatttgaaaaaaacaGTTCAGTGGTTGGAAAGTCAAGAAGAAAAG CCAGATCCAACTGAGATAACAAAGATAGCCGCGGAGGGGATTCTGACGTGTTTGAAAGATGTAATATCTGCTCTTGAGGAAAAGCAG GACATCCAGAAAGGAACTGAGGACTGGAAATTCCTACCTCGTGTTGTTGAAGAGCTCGCAATGTTCGATGCCCAGGGAAAAGATATGGCATCAATGTCAAAGGAAGAAATTCTCAAACAGGCACTGGAATGTAAACGAATTTATGAGGTGGAACTAAATTGTGTAGGTCATGATTTGAGAAAAACTGAAAACATAAACAAAGAACATAGTAGCAAGACCAGAAGAACGAATGGAAAATCTCCTGGTGCAAACGAGTATGATAGTGATGAGACAATTGAGATGACAGAACAGGAAATAGATCTTGCATATAAGACTCTGTCCTCTAAGATCCATTGA